In the Arthrobacter sp. CDRTa11 genome, GCACTTTCCGGCGGCGCAGGGACGGCCGCCGTCATACCTCGATTCCACGACGATGGCGGTGTCCCCGCAAGGTATTCTGTTCTGGTGTTCGGACGTAAAAAGGAAGCGCCCTCGGCGCAGGAAATAATAGACCAGCAGGCTGCCGAAGCGGCTGCCCGGCAGGACGCGGCAGCGGGCAAGGGCGCGCCCACGCCCAAGCGCAAAGCCCAGGAAGCGGCCCGGAAGCGGCCCCTGGTGCCGGAGGACCGCAAGGCTTCCAAGGTTGCCGAACGCCAGGCGATCCAGGACCAGCGGCAGAAAATGCGGCAGGCACTGGATACCGGCGACGAAAAGTTCCTGCCGCTGCGCGACAAGGGACCGCAGAAGCGCTTCGCCCGGGACTACGTGGATGCACGTTTCAGCCTGGGTGAGTACCTGATGTTCGGCGCCTTGGTCTTTGTCATCATTTCCCTGCTTGTCCCGGCGTCCAGTGACCTGATGATCTACGTCCTGGGCGGCTTCTGGGTGATGTTCCTGGCAGTCTTCGTGGATGTATTCATCCTCTCCCGCAAACTCCGCAAGAAGCTCACGGAGAAATTCGGCGAGGTGGAGCGCGGCACCGTCTGGTACGGCTCCATGCGGTCGCTGCAGTTCCGCAAACTCCGACTGCCCAAGCCGCTGGTCAAGCGCGGGGAATACCCCGCCTGACAGTTCCGGACTGTCATCAGCTCCGATGACACCTTTTGCAAAACAAAACCCCGGCGGTCCAACCGCCGGGGTTTTACTTTTTGCCTCTGTTGTCAGGAGCTTTTGTTCCGCACCTTGTCAGACCGGCGGCTTTTCGCCAATTGCCGATTGATCCGGGCGGCCCAAAAAGGACCTTCATAAAGGAAAGCGGTGTAGCCCTGTACCAGCGTTGCCCCGGCGTCCAACCGCTCCTGGACATCCCGCGCGGTTTCAACGCCGCCTACAGCCACCAGGGTGATGCTGTCCCCCGTTGCGTCCTTGAGCCTGCGGAGCACCTCCAGGGAGCGCTGCTTGAGCGGAGCCCCCGACAATCCGCCCGGTCCGCATTTTTCGACGGCTTCCGCCGGTGACT is a window encoding:
- a CDS encoding DUF3043 domain-containing protein, producing the protein MFGRKKEAPSAQEIIDQQAAEAAARQDAAAGKGAPTPKRKAQEAARKRPLVPEDRKASKVAERQAIQDQRQKMRQALDTGDEKFLPLRDKGPQKRFARDYVDARFSLGEYLMFGALVFVIISLLVPASSDLMIYVLGGFWVMFLAVFVDVFILSRKLRKKLTEKFGEVERGTVWYGSMRSLQFRKLRLPKPLVKRGEYPA